In the genome of Thermococcus sp. 21S7, the window GAGCCGGGCCGGATTACGATGTACCGGTCCGTGTGGGCTTTTATGGCCTCGATGGGCGCGCAGACCACGAAGTCCTCGCCCTCGTAGTTGATTACGCCGACGGCGAGCTTGAGCGGAAGCCCGTGGAGCCAGTTTCTCTTGCCGTAGACCATGAAGGCCCCCTTGCCCAGGTACTCGCCGCTGGGCGTCTGCTTGGTGACCTGGCTCGGATGCGCCCAGTATGCGTCCTCGCTGTAAACGCCCCTGCTCCATGCCTTGCTCATCGAAACCGCGAACTGGCAGGCCTCGAAGACGGTCTTTTCTCCGGCCTTCCCCCCGTCCTTGATGACGACGTGGGGGGCGCCGTAAACGTCGGCGTGGCAGTAGAGGTCGTTATCGTCCATGTGCCTCTTTATGAGAATCTCGTTGGTGCCGGCGTCTTTGCCGGCCAGAACAAGGAAGCCCTCGCTCGAAACGAACCAGCGGAACTTCTCGAACCACTTCTTCTTTCTCCTCTCTATCCTCTTAACGCTGAGCTCCTTCTTGAGCTCCTCCTCGATGAGCCTCTCTACCTCGCCAAGCTTCCTCTTCGTGTCCTCGTAGGCCTTAAGCGCCCCCTCGTATTTGTGCCTGAACTTCTTGGCCTTCTCGTAGTAGAGTTCGGCGTTCTCGCCTATGCTCCTGTTGAGGTACAGCCTGACCTTCTTCCCCTCAAGCTCTATCGTGACGGCCTTCTCCTTCGGGTCGGTTCCCTTCACCATGAGCGCGACCCTGTTGCCGGCCTTCTTGCCTTCCTCTATCCTCCTCTTGAACTCGTCCCAGCCGAGGGTCTCCGTGGCTTTCCTGAACTCCTCCAAAAGCCTCTCTATGAGGGCGTAGTTCGCGTAGATCAGGTCCCCTATCTCCTGGTTGGCCTTCGCACCCTCCTCGAAGCCCTTGAGCATCTCCTCCTGCTTCTTGAGCGTCATGAGGAGCTGCCTCTTCTTGGCTTCAAGCCTCTTCGTCTGCTCGACCTTTGCCTTCTCCAGGGTTATCTTTCCAAAGTACTCGTCGAGGGCCTCGCTGAAGGTGGTAAAATAGCGCTTCTCGAATCCCTCGTAGATTCTCAGCTCTATCGGAACGACGTCGTGCATGTTTCCGTCCTTGATGACTATGTTGGGTCTCGCTTCATCGTTGAACGTGTTCATCATCGCCTCGTAGACCCTCAGCAGGTCGTCGTCGCTCAGCTCCTTAACCGGGGTCGTCTTGTCAAATCCTGCCCTGATGGAAATCTCCTCCGCGTACATTCCGCCCATGTTGAGCTTCCTCGCCAGGGCGCGCACGAGCTCAAGTTCCTCATTTTCACGCATTAGCTCAATGAATCTCTCCCGCGTTACATCGAGCGGGTTCTCCCTGGCTGGGGGATACCGGTATTCCGCCTTGGGCTTTATCGCCCTGTCCTTGTACTCTTCGTAGCGTAACGCCGCAACGATTCTGTTCTCCCCGTCCACGAGTATCACGTTTCCCCTCCTGAATAGCTCGCCGACGAGGGTGTAGTCCCCAACGCGAATCTTCACTACCCTGTCGAAGCCGTGCTGTTCTATCGCATCTATGAACCCGCCGCTGAGGTGCTTCCTGAGGAGCATGGTGAAGCTCGACGGCTGCTTCGGCGCCTCCTTCACGTACGTCGTCACATGGAAGCGCTTCCCGGCCTGGAGGATTAAGTCCTGCCTCCCCTCCTTCGTCCTGAGCTTTATCCTAATCTCGTCGCCGTCGTGGTAAATCTTGTCAACGCGAGAGCCAACCAGGGACTGCAGTTCCCTCACGATGTAGCGGATATCAACGCTGCTCATCTCTTCCTTCATCCTCTCACCCCTCACGGATTGTCCCTCCACCCTTTAAACCTAACCGGTGTTCGTAAGTGTTCACGGGCCCAACTCTGTTCTGGATAAGGTTAAATACTCCAAGTGCGATAACACCCTCGGTGATACAGAGTGAAAGGCTACTTCACGTTCGTCCTCCACACCCACCTCCCCTACGTTAGGAAGCACGGCAAATGGCCCTTTGGGGAGGAATGGCTCTACGAGGCCATGAGCGAAACTTACCTGCCCCTTCTCATGGAGTTCGAGCGCCTCCGCTCCTCGGGGGTGAGGTTCCAGCTCGTGATCAACATAACCCCCGTCCTGGCCGAGCAGCTGGCCGACGACTACATCAAGGCCGAGTTCGAGAGGTACCTAACCCGGAAGATTGAGACCACCGAGGAAGACCTGAAATCGGGCAAGTACGACGAGAGGGCAGTTAGGGCCTCCCTGAACCACTTCAGGAAGGTCTACGACTACTGGAGGGCCATAAACGGCGACATCATAGGAAAGTTCCGCGAGTTCCAGGACGCGGGATACATCGAGGTGATAACCTCAGCGGCAACGCACGGCTACCTGCCACTCCTAGGCAGGGACGAGGCGATAAGGGCCCAGCTCGCCAACGGGATAGCGACCTACGAGAAGCACTTCGGCAGGAGGCCGAGGGGAATATGGCTGCCCGAATGCGCCTACAGGCCGGCGGGGGAGTGGGAGCTGCCGGACGGGAGGAAGGTTGAGAGGCAGGGCATAGAAAAATTCCTGGAGGAGTTCGGCATCGAGTACTTCTTTGTGGAGAGCAACCTGGTCGATGAGGGCCCGGTGACGAAGGGCTACGGCGAGATCCCGCTCTACGAGGGAGAGAAGAGCACGCTGAGGCCCTACTGGATTAGGGGTTCCCGGGTGGCTGTTTTCGCCCGCAACCGGGAAACCGGCCACCAGGTCTGGAGCGCGCACTACGGCTATCCCGGCGACTTCTGGTACAGGGAGTTCCACAGGAAGGCCGAGAAGAGCGGCGGCCAGTACTGGCGTGTGACAGGGAAAAACGTTGATCTCGGCGAGAAGGAGTTCTACGACCCTGAGAAGGCCCTGGAGCGGGTCGAGGAGCACGCGAGGCACTTCGTCTCGTTGGCGGAGAGGCTGCTGGGTGAGTTCGAGGAGAGGTTCGGGGAGAAGGGCATAATCGTTTCGCCCTACGACACGGAGCTCTTCGGCCACTGGTGGTTCGAGGGCGTCAAATGGCTTGGCAGGGTTCTTGAGCTGATGGCGGAGAGGGGAATATTCACCACGACGCTTTCGGCGTTCCTTGACCGCTACACCGGCGAGAGGTATGAGATTGAACTCCCAGAGGGATCGTGGGGGGCCAATGCGGACCACTCGACGTGGTGGAACGCGGAGACCGAGTGGACGTGGGGGCACGTCTACAGCGCCGAGGAGCGTATGGTGGCCTTGGCGAGCGCGTACTACGGAAGGGACAGGACCACCGATAGAATCCTCGAACAGCTCGCGAGGGAGTTGCTGATACTCGAAGCCAGCGACTGGCAGTTTCTTATAACGACCGGTCAGGCGAGGGAGTACGGAAAGAGGCGGGTTCTGGTGCACAGCGGGGACTTTCACAGGCTGGCCAACGAGCTGGTGAGGTACG includes:
- the rqcH gene encoding ribosome rescue protein RqcH translates to MKEEMSSVDIRYIVRELQSLVGSRVDKIYHDGDEIRIKLRTKEGRQDLILQAGKRFHVTTYVKEAPKQPSSFTMLLRKHLSGGFIDAIEQHGFDRVVKIRVGDYTLVGELFRRGNVILVDGENRIVAALRYEEYKDRAIKPKAEYRYPPARENPLDVTRERFIELMRENEELELVRALARKLNMGGMYAEEISIRAGFDKTTPVKELSDDDLLRVYEAMMNTFNDEARPNIVIKDGNMHDVVPIELRIYEGFEKRYFTTFSEALDEYFGKITLEKAKVEQTKRLEAKKRQLLMTLKKQEEMLKGFEEGAKANQEIGDLIYANYALIERLLEEFRKATETLGWDEFKRRIEEGKKAGNRVALMVKGTDPKEKAVTIELEGKKVRLYLNRSIGENAELYYEKAKKFRHKYEGALKAYEDTKRKLGEVERLIEEELKKELSVKRIERRKKKWFEKFRWFVSSEGFLVLAGKDAGTNEILIKRHMDDNDLYCHADVYGAPHVVIKDGGKAGEKTVFEACQFAVSMSKAWSRGVYSEDAYWAHPSQVTKQTPSGEYLGKGAFMVYGKRNWLHGLPLKLAVGVINYEGEDFVVCAPIEAIKAHTDRYIVIRPGSLKKSELVKKIKGILEKWGYKVREEDITSALPPGNGEIADVVG
- a CDS encoding 1,4-alpha-glucan branching protein — translated: MKGYFTFVLHTHLPYVRKHGKWPFGEEWLYEAMSETYLPLLMEFERLRSSGVRFQLVINITPVLAEQLADDYIKAEFERYLTRKIETTEEDLKSGKYDERAVRASLNHFRKVYDYWRAINGDIIGKFREFQDAGYIEVITSAATHGYLPLLGRDEAIRAQLANGIATYEKHFGRRPRGIWLPECAYRPAGEWELPDGRKVERQGIEKFLEEFGIEYFFVESNLVDEGPVTKGYGEIPLYEGEKSTLRPYWIRGSRVAVFARNRETGHQVWSAHYGYPGDFWYREFHRKAEKSGGQYWRVTGKNVDLGEKEFYDPEKALERVEEHARHFVSLAERLLGEFEERFGEKGIIVSPYDTELFGHWWFEGVKWLGRVLELMAERGIFTTTLSAFLDRYTGERYEIELPEGSWGANADHSTWWNAETEWTWGHVYSAEERMVALASAYYGRDRTTDRILEQLARELLILEASDWQFLITTGQAREYGKRRVLVHSGDFHRLANELVRYVKTGSFDVGLLKGLEERDNPFTPVLVGGYVSESPPEVQEYVEPPEVPPERGEEPVERPREELPERAYATEVVKEMAVRPPGNVKRPSSGKSRKSLARGKRKSPTGESDLLRIKGIGPKTLAKLRRAGIHSIEDLKGADLEELAKKTRISPKRLRKFLAQIS